A single window of Streptococcus cristatus ATCC 51100 DNA harbors:
- a CDS encoding glycosyltransferase, giving the protein MSSIVLNMIVKNEAHIILETLQNLVNSITFDYWVISDTGSTDGTENLILNFFSEVGIPGELYKDEWQNFAHNRNVALDHARGKGDYVLTFDADDRIEGNLKISTDLEADAYYLNFSDESGTLSFRRVAIFKNRPEVYWRGVVHEFIELPEGATYGNLVGPYSVIARTRGARSLDSAKYFNDATLLANAVHNNQDPDLEPRYTFYCGRSYRGAGLNHEALPWFKKRADMTNGWSEEAYYSCLEIAQIYENEGKAFEGREYLEKAIQINPNRAEAWSELAKLYREKGQHHIAFAYAYMAKDLELNPDSLFSWETVYDYWIPFELLENGVKIGNFEVAYQGFRSLILAGQADTYKNYYEYLPQFEQYLDNEIIEKIIEVINGTEA; this is encoded by the coding sequence ATGTCATCAATTGTATTGAATATGATTGTAAAAAATGAAGCCCATATAATTTTGGAAACGCTCCAAAATTTAGTCAATTCGATTACTTTTGACTACTGGGTCATTTCTGACACTGGATCCACAGATGGAACGGAAAACCTCATTTTGAACTTTTTTAGTGAAGTTGGGATTCCGGGAGAGTTGTATAAAGATGAATGGCAGAACTTTGCGCACAATAGAAATGTTGCCTTAGACCATGCAAGAGGAAAGGGAGACTATGTTCTTACCTTTGATGCAGATGACAGGATTGAAGGGAATTTAAAAATTTCTACTGATCTGGAAGCAGATGCCTATTATCTTAATTTTTCAGATGAGAGCGGAACTCTTTCATTTCGTCGCGTAGCCATTTTTAAAAATAGGCCAGAAGTCTATTGGCGAGGGGTCGTGCATGAATTTATTGAATTGCCTGAGGGTGCCACCTATGGAAATCTTGTCGGACCTTATTCAGTCATTGCTAGAACTAGAGGTGCACGAAGCCTAGACAGTGCTAAATATTTTAATGATGCAACTTTACTTGCAAATGCTGTTCATAATAACCAAGACCCTGATTTAGAGCCCAGATATACTTTTTATTGCGGGAGATCATACCGTGGTGCAGGCTTAAATCATGAGGCACTTCCTTGGTTCAAAAAGCGGGCAGATATGACGAATGGATGGTCAGAGGAAGCTTATTATTCTTGTCTAGAAATAGCACAAATTTATGAAAATGAAGGGAAGGCTTTTGAAGGTCGAGAGTATTTGGAAAAAGCTATCCAGATCAATCCTAATCGTGCTGAAGCATGGTCTGAATTAGCTAAATTGTATAGAGAAAAAGGCCAGCATCACATTGCTTTTGCCTATGCTTACATGGCTAAGGATTTAGAATTAAATCCAGATAGTCTATTTAGCTGGGAGACGGTTTATGATTATTGGATTCCATTTGAATTGTTAGAAAATGGTGTCAAGATAGGGAATTTTGAAGTTGCCTACCAAGGCTTCAGATCATTAATTCTGGCAGGACAAGCCGATACTTATAAAAATTATTATGAATACTTGCCTCAATTTGAACAATATCTAGATAATGAGATTATTGAGAAGATAATAGAAGTAATCAATGGGACAGAAGCTTGA
- the pepT gene encoding peptidase T, whose protein sequence is MKYPNLLDRFLTYVKVNTRSDETSTTTPSTQSQVDFANNVLIPEMKRVGLENVYYLPNGFAIGTLPANDPSFTRKIGFISHMDTADFNAENIQPQVIENYDGGVIPLGQSGFNLDPADFASLHKYKGQTLITTDGTTLLGADDKSGIAEIMTAIEYLSAHPEIKHGEIRVGFGPDEEIGVGADKFDAEDFDVDFAYTVDGGPLGELQYETFSAAGAELTFQGRNVHPGTAKDQMVNALQLAIDFHNQLPEADRPEKTDGYQGFYHLMNLTGTVEEAQASYIVRDFETEAFENRKAAMQAIADKMNQELGSERVILTLKDQYYNMKQVIEKDMTPINIAKAVMESLDIQPIIEPIRGGTDGSKISFMGIPTPNLFAGGENMHGRFEYVSLETMERAVDTIIGIVSYQE, encoded by the coding sequence ATGAAATACCCTAATCTTTTAGATCGTTTCCTGACCTATGTCAAGGTTAACACACGCTCAGACGAGACATCTACTACTACACCCAGCACTCAGAGTCAGGTCGACTTTGCTAACAATGTCCTCATTCCTGAAATGAAGCGAGTTGGCTTGGAAAATGTCTACTACCTACCAAATGGCTTTGCGATTGGGACTCTGCCAGCCAACGACCCTAGCTTTACTCGCAAAATTGGCTTTATTTCCCACATGGATACAGCAGATTTCAACGCAGAAAACATCCAGCCGCAGGTCATTGAGAATTATGACGGCGGCGTGATTCCGCTGGGGCAATCTGGCTTTAACTTAGATCCTGCAGACTTCGCCAGTCTCCATAAATACAAGGGCCAAACCCTGATTACGACTGACGGCACAACCCTTTTGGGAGCAGACGACAAGTCAGGTATTGCTGAAATCATGACTGCTATTGAATACCTGTCTGCCCATCCAGAAATCAAGCATGGAGAAATCCGAGTTGGGTTTGGACCAGATGAGGAAATCGGTGTCGGTGCTGATAAGTTTGACGCTGAAGACTTTGATGTGGACTTTGCCTACACAGTAGACGGCGGACCTCTAGGCGAGCTCCAGTACGAAACCTTTAGCGCTGCTGGAGCAGAACTGACCTTCCAGGGCCGCAATGTCCATCCAGGGACTGCTAAAGACCAGATGGTCAATGCTCTCCAGCTGGCTATTGACTTCCATAACCAGCTGCCAGAAGCCGACCGGCCAGAGAAGACCGATGGCTACCAAGGCTTCTACCACCTGATGAACCTGACCGGTACAGTCGAGGAAGCACAAGCCAGCTACATTGTTCGTGACTTTGAGACAGAGGCTTTTGAAAATCGCAAAGCTGCTATGCAGGCTATTGCTGATAAAATGAACCAAGAGCTGGGCAGCGAGCGCGTCATCTTGACCCTCAAAGACCAGTATTACAACATGAAGCAGGTCATTGAAAAGGACATGACACCGATCAATATCGCCAAAGCAGTCATGGAAAGTCTGGACATCCAGCCGATTATCGAGCCGATCCGTGGCGGTACTGATGGCTCAAAAATTTCCTTTATGGGAATCCCGACACCTAATCTCTTTGCTGGCGGTGAAAACATGCATGGCCGTTTCGAATATGTCAGCCTAGAAACTATGGAACGCGCTGTCGATACCATCATTGGCATCGTTTCTTATCAAGAATAA